The Setaria viridis chromosome 6, Setaria_viridis_v4.0, whole genome shotgun sequence genome includes the window TCTGATGGCTAGGATTAGTCTGAGATTTGTGCAGAAGTCAAGCACCTAAGCATTAGCATCTCCCTTAGGCCTCGTTCGTTTTGGCGGGAACGGCCCGAAACATGGCCTGTTCCACCCGGATCGAATAGGCTTGGTTCAAAACTAGGCCGGACCAAGAATGGTCGTTCGGCTAGATATGGCCCGGAATGAAAACGGGCCTGGATTGTAATTGTTCCACACTATACGGCTCGGATCGGAACCGTATGTCCTCACCCCCAGATCGGAACCAGCGGACGCAAGGCGAGACTCCGCTAGCGGTGCGAGGCGCGAGACTCCGCGAGGCGACGCGAGGCGCGGCTCCGCTGGCGGCGCAtgaggcgacgaggcggcgacgcgaGGTGATGATGTGGCGGCGTGAGACATCTtcgacggccaccaccacgacgACGGTCACCGCCTTCTCGCTGGTAAGCTGCTGCCTTCACTGGCGCTTGATCTGGGCGCTCGATTAGGTTTCTTGGTAACCTGTCGATGGATCCGGGGAAGCAGATCGATGGTAACCTGTCTCTGTCTCTGCCACCTCTGGATCTTGGGTCAGCTTGCCGCCTCTGGATCTTAGCCAGCAGGTAGGGGTAGCACCATGGCGGGTGGCGGCTGCAAGATCTTAGGATCTTGGGTCAGCTTGCTCACGAATTGCATATAAGTATCTTGTGCAATAGTTTGTGAGGCAGTGAGATCCCAGCTAACCGAAACTTGATAGCATTTCTTGTTTGCTGTGGTTCTTGTTTGATAGTATTAGTTGAGGTGAAAAAGGATCAACTAGATCTGCAGGGACACATGGAGTGCCATCTAGAGGCTATGCTCTGAACTGATGACTAAAACTTGGTTTAGGATATTTCTCAGTTTCAGTGGTTGCTCCATCTAAATGTGCCCATTAAGTTCTGACACGGTCACACAACAGCTCTTTTTTCTAGAGTTTGTGAGGAAATCAGGCATACAAGATCACTTGTACATTTTCTCACATGATGTATCATGTTAATCACAAAACTATAGAAATTTGGTTGTATGTTGTGTGGATAGTGAGAGAAAAATGCTGCACGCCTTGCGACAAATAAGTGCCAGATTGGATGTGTCGTCgtcaagattagcgggtcaagacttagactagtaaatttcttttatgcgcgtaaggcttcagatggtggcgtgggagacacggggtttatactggttcgggcaaaggaataccctacgtccagtgtcaggagctgctcgtgttgcccacgcggagTTTTGTAGTAGGGGtaacaggagtgcgagagagggagctgatcccaggtctcttgggcgTGCGCTGATCCTCAAGATGGGATCTGAGTGTTCTGTTCGCTTGGGAGTGCCTGTTGTGCTATGGGTTTGTCTGAGGAGCCTCCCCCCTTGTCTCAGGCCcccgattctccttttatagtgcaaggagaCCGCCGAGGTTACAGGCGAGACCTGGGTGTGGGCAGGAGTAAAGAGATAAACATAGCTAGGTAAAATACAACACGAAATGGGGGAAACAAGTTCCCAGGTCACGGgcatcctcgccggccttcgactTCGGCCGGCGCGTTTGCCGGAGGAGGGTGGCTGCCGTCGCGTCCTGTCGATGGCTTCCTCGGCGACTGTAGCCGCCGGGCGTGATGATGGCATTTCGTCGTGACCCttgtgtccgttgggggaggcggcggatcccaccatcctgctgatggctcgcggagagcggACATCGCATCCTtgccgccgggcgcgcgggacgCGAGAACGGGTGAGGTTTCCccctgctccgggcggcgcaggccatgagtgccctgcgGCGAATAGGAGGAGGCCGCAGCTACTGTAGCTTGTACTGtgcggccgcgcatgggtactggcagcaggttgcgtgaggggcgcgggcctccttcttcctgacagacttgcggcgcatttatggtgagatcgacagggggacccacgagatccacgcccgaggcggatacttgtctggcGGGCCCGGGTCAGCTCGACCACCTacgcctggggtcgggcgaggcggagacctgcggcggggggtcgggcgctcccgaccccagacccacggtcgggcgaggcggagcttgctCTTCCGCGGGTTGGGGGTGCCTGAACCCGGCatacggggtcgggcgaggcggaatgtGATTCTCGCTCCCCATGTTGGGCCGATGGGAGTCTTtgttaccttaggtgggcctgggccttgttgtttccatgggcttcgagaggtcgttaatatttccccccaacaggaTGTGATTCATAATGAGTAAACTAAGAGCCGGGTTATCTTGATTAATCAGTGGTTGTCGTGTTGTGCGCTTTTCAGTTATGTGCTTGACAGTATTGTTAAAAAATAGTCTCGGCCCTGTATCAACATATGTTATTATTTGAAAAATTATTATGGATTGATAGCCATTCAGAATCATAATTTGTATGCTTTCCTTCGGTGCTTTCTATATTGCCAGGGATGCTCTGGATGCTTTGGAATTGGTCCGCTAGTGCCAGTAGACATGTTCAATTGTTCTAAGATTTGTGTGGCTGGTTTTTCATCAAATGCATGCTCCTCTTTTATATTGCAATCCTTGAGTTACAGAAATATGTAACCAGAGGATAATGCATTGTATTTCAGATTGAAGAATGGCTTTGCCACAAACAGCTGATATTGTTGTATGACAACATGCAGTCCAATAGAAACTGAAGTTAGTATAGACCCAGGGTCTATCGCCATGACATATTTTAGCTTAAACAATGTACCATTTGCAATCTAATTTGTATCCAAGATTTTCATGGGTGTCCAAGCTTTAGATTGTATTCTCCCTTCCAGTCAAGCAGTTCAAGCTTTAGATTTTCAATTCTTTTTGCCACAGCTACTTGCTGATGTACTAGTATTAGTGCACTGTTTTACAAAATAACTTAATGCTTTTTCTTGTTACTTGTAGATCCCACTAGCACCATTAAGAGTTGGGGAAGGTGAACCTCCACCTTCTTGGGATTCGGTACCAACTCCAATAGGTATAGAATTATGTCTATGTTtaagtctttcttttttttctatttaaaaTAGGTACAGAATCCCATAGGTACAGAAACCTATTTAGAAACATGTTTAGCCTTCCATTTTATCTATTTAGCTTCTATTTGACTATAAATTTATATGTTTTAGTTCTGCAATGAATATCTCATTGAGAGATCGTATtagaaagaggagggaggaagaagatgatgacatgatGATGTTTCTATTCCCTGCCTTATATTTGATGGGTTCTGCTAGAGAAGGGGGAGTAAAGAAGAAACGTCATACATCAGAAGAAACAGGAGAGGTTAAGGTTCGTCGACTCCTTGAGGGACATATCAAGAACTGTCAAGTTACATTTAGGATGGAACCTCACATCTTCAAAGAGTTGGCGACTTATCTTAGAAGGAAAAGGATCGTTGTTGATACAAGGATTATGATAGAGGAGAAGTTGGGTTTCTTCCTATACATGTTAAGTCGCAACACCTCATATGAGGATCTTGCAGTGACCTTTGGGCACAGCAACGACACCTTTCATCGTCACATCAACCACTTCTTCAAGAAATTCATTCCCACACTTTCTCGTCGTTTCCTCCAGTCTCCCGATCCTAATCAAgtgcatccgaacatccaagaTAATCCTAGATTCTATCCATTCTTCAAGAATTGTCTTGGTGCTATTGATGGAACTCATATCCCCGTTTCCATATCCCCTAAGAAGAATTCTCCTTTTAGGAATAGGAAGGGCACACTAAGCATAAATGTGATGGTGGCATGTAATTTCGATCTCAACATCACTTTTATTTCTAGTGGATGGGAGGGATCAATTATAGATTCCAGAGTGCTAAGATCGGCTATGAGCAAGGGCTTCTAGGTACCTCCAGGCAAATTCTATCTGGCTGATGGAGGGTATGCAAATACTCCATCTTTTCTCGCTCCATATTGAGGGGTTCGATACCATTTGAAAGAATTTGGAGCTGGACATCAAAGACCACAAAACTCAAAGGAGCTCTTCAACCACCGTCACGCACTACTGAGGAACCATGTTGAAAGGACTTTGGGAGTGCTTAAGAAGCGCTTCCCCATTCTCAAAGTTTCCACATTCCATACATTGGAAAATCAAGTGAAAATACTAGTAGCTGCAGCCATCTTCCACAATCTAATCCGATTACTTCATGGAGATGAGGAATGGTTGGATCATCAACCGGATAATATCAATCCAACACACTTTGTTTCTCTACCCAATGGTGATCAAATCAATGACTCGGGCACTGCACAAGGCAATGCTTTGAGAGATACCATCGCCCAAGAAATGTGGGTTCAATACCAACATGTAAATTAGTCTTCATGAATTAATAAGCTTGTATCATGAATAAGTTGATGAATAAGTTAATAAGCTTGTATCATGaataagttttttctttgaCAAGCGATGGTTGGAAAAAGCTCCGCAAAGCTCAATGTGATTGCAAGGGGGTCACCAAAGTTGAGTAGGTTCCTACCTACAACAAGTGCTACCAAAAAGTACCCTTCTCCTAAATGCAGTGGGGCAAAGAGGAGTGGAGGTTCACCACAAGGTATAGTGTTTAATGTTTCTTCATGCTTTCTTGTCAATTTTGTATTATTGATTCTATGAAATTTCTATTACTAATGCTTGATCATTGTTTATGTAGGAAAACAAAGAGCGGACTGGAACCCAACTTTTGATAAATCACTTGTTGAAATTCTGCATGAGTATAAAGATAGTGGCTATAGAAGTGACAACGGTTGGAACATTGAAGGGTGTAACAAGATGGTGAAGGAGTTTCATCGGAGAAACAAGTCTGTCTCGTACACAAGGGCACAAATTCAAGATAAAGAATGTCAGCTTAAGAGGTACTACAAAATGCTCAAAGCGGCAAGAATGCAAAGTGGGTCAAAATGGAATGAACAAAGAAATATGGTTGAAGGATCAGCAGCAATGTGGGAGAACCTCATGGTGGTAAGTTAATTTTTTGAAGTAATTCTATGGATAACCTCATAGTGATAATTTTGTATTTGATCATTGTTTTCTTCAAATATGCAGACTTTCCCCAAAATCAAGAAGTTTCAAAATAACAAGGCAAGCTTTCCACTCTTTGATGCTTTGGGAGAACTCTATGATGGTAAGTTCTTTATAGTAACCTCTTTCCCAGTCAGATCTCTATGATGTAAAATAGGTGCTTATCCTATTTCTCTAAATGCATTGTGCCAAATGTAGGCCATCTGGCTGAAGGGACATACAATTTCACTTCTATTGAGTCACAACGTGTGGAAGAGCCCCTTCACCAAATTGATGATGTAGAAGATGGCGCACAAGCTGAGGAAGAAGCCCTATAGGAAATTCATGAGACAcgtgatgaagaggatgaagaaaaaGATGCAAGAGAtgaagaggaggcaagaagtgGACAACGAAGAATGGctgcatcaagaaagaaaccagAAAAGGAAGGACAAAGGCCTAGAAAGAGTGCAAAAATTGAAGCCATGATGGAGAGGTTCCTTGAAACAAGGACAAAGCAAGCAGAAGATGAAGCTAAACAGCTAGCAAGAGAAAATGAGGCAAGAGAAAATGAGATAAGAGATAAGAAGACTGCTAAAAGTGATGAATTCTCCATCAAAAGGTGCATATCAATCATCAACACAATGGAAGTTACCAAATAGGAAAAGGCTAAAACTTATGCAGTCTTCACTAAGAACAAAGAAAACAGAGAGACTTTCATTTGTGCaagtgaagaagatgaagaatccGCTTTGATTTGGCTCAGGAATGAGATGGCCTAGCAGGTGAGATGAGATAAGCACATGCCTTCAGTTTGTTTATATTTTCTCACATGCCATTATTTGTTTCCTACCATTATTTGTTCAAAATTAATTTGCTCAAGACTGATATCAGTAACCTGCTCTGGTCTGTAGCCATGCTATCTACCTATCGATGTCGAATATTGCCATCTATATCTGTATCCAGAAATATCAGTACTAGTCGGTTATTGTATGTGTCGCACTTTGGTATTGTCAGCCACCATACAAAGAGGATTGTCCGTCCTCTTGTGTTGGGTTTTTGTTTAACACAACTTAGATCTTCGTGTTACTGTCCTTTCATGAGACACAGCAGCAACGTGTTTTTGGTGTACCTACATGGTTTGTGATATGAGTCAAATCattgttccttttttcttttgcacaaACATATGCTATTAGGAAACATTTTCATATTTTGCTGTATCTGGATGAACAAGTTCACAGTGGTTGTTATGTTGACCTTCAATAATCAAGCTAGTTTATTCTCTCTAACCAGCTATTACTGGTATTTGCAGGGATGGAAAGTGTTGCGGAAAGGTGATGTCTCAAGTTTGGTGAGCTCGAGTGCATGGGTACAGAAGCTCAGATAGGGCAGGGAATAATCTGAATTCAGAAGCTCTTGGTGATCAAATGGAATCTCTGAAATCTGTGGCTTCAGCTGGAGTGCTCTGTACTCTCTAGCATGTGTTCTTTAGCAGAAATTATAGTCTATAGTAGTATGGggattttctctttttccttttcaataTACTATTTGATGATCCTTGATCATTGCTCATGTTCAAAAtttatttaaattttttaacTGAAATCATTGCGTTGGTGAATCTGTGATTTGGTTGAATATTgaactgaatttttttttgagtacCATAATCAGGTAGTCTTGTTCTGGTACTCTTTAAATATTGTATATGTGATTGGATTGTCTAGTTGAAGACAATTTTCTATGGTCTGGAATGGTTCCTAGGTAGGATTTGAAACGGACCAGGATCGAGTGAAGGAAGGGGATCCACTTGATCCTGATCAGGAATGGTTCCTGGACCGGAACCAATCCAAAGAAAACGAACAGAGACCTTAGTAAATCTACTAAATTTGTACTCcctagtaatttgggacggagggagtagctgctTGTCTTATTTGCAAACGCCAAATGATGTCGATGCgcatattttgatttttgacaCGCGCATTTGGAATCCGATTCTCGAGGCACTATCTTGCAGATCACTCACTGATTGGATGCACGAACGGTCTGTACGTTCCTCCAGTGTATATATTGCGGCAAGAGTTCCAGAATCACAAGGCATAATCGATACGACCGAGCGCTGAAATTTCTTCGCCGTGTGACGACAGGCGTCAAATAGACAGCTAGCGCCTAGTGAGACATCGATTCCTTCCGTCGATCTCCACGTACGTGACGGCCGGCCACTTTAGCTTCTCACCCGCCGACCGGTCCGCTGTTGCTTGTCGGCTGCCACTAGTCGCTCGCGCACCCAACCGCGCGTCGGCCATTGCGACGAGCTGACCATTaagcgcgcggccgccggccggccacgcctGGCAAGCAAGCTAACCGCGCGCTGGCCtcgtggccgccggccggccggccggtcaccGGTGCACATGCATTATTTCCGCGCGACTCACCTCCTCACCTGGGTACAGTACGTTGCGTGGGGCAATCGATGCTTGGTAGCTATAGCTTTACGTGTGTCGCGGAATCCCAGAAAGCGTATTCGTAAATCGTAACGAACGCACGGGGAATGAAGCTAGGCTGAGCAAGCAAAGCAGACGACAACAAAGCCAGCGATGGCGATCGAGCGACGAGACTCGAGTGCGTACTCGTGGGCCAATGCGTGCATGCACAAGATGCCACAGCCCGGCCCACAGCCAGCGGCCGCTTGGGTCCAGAAATGGGAAAGGCCACGgctaaaagaaaaggagaggaaaaaaaaatgtatccgATATAAACTATCTATCCCGTTTAACCTTAAAACTATAAACTATAAATCAAGCCACAAGATACTAATACAATGAATAGATTTAGTGGTGGGATTATTTTTATAGTTAAACTCCCCACTCGTCGGCCATTTTTGAGGTGAGATGTACAAGATGTGACTGAGGAAAGACAGTAGATAGCTATATGGATGGACAGCTGCAGCCTCACGCAGAAAAACTGTGAAAAGTTGGCAGTTTTGGTTAGGCGAGAACAAGACGCGGTCATGAACTCATGATACAGGGGAAACACACACGGTGGCGTTGACGAGTAGTAAATGCTAAATTAAAAAACCATATATGACGATATAGGTACAACTTCAAAGTAAATAAGGTGACCTCATTGTTCAAGTCATCTATATAAGGGGCACCGATTATTTTTATCCAAAATTTATGTTGCCATGCATTTTTGAAATGTGGCAAAATGAGTGATGTATACCAAAGTAAtatctcaagaaaaaaaaatgttcgtTATAGATCACTCATTTTGCCACATTAAAATTCTTAATTCACATGCTGAAGTTCAGTGTGCGTTGTGGGCATATTGCAGGCTGCAGCTGGTAACGAAGCCCTGATTTCACTTGCATAGAAAATGTGTTACTCCCGGGCACAGTACCATTATACATAGTAAAATTTTTatatatagaaaagtcaaaacatgACCTACGTTTTGAAACAGATGGAATAACTACCTAACTCGTGTTGATGCATGCTCAGACCAATATAATGTCACGCGAACCACACTTTGACCCGTCGCAGTACAAGGTTATTTATTTTTCCCAAAAGTTTTTATTCCCAAATGGCCAACAGTTTTAGTATAATGGATTAACTAATCAGAAAACTATGGGCAATGACGTTGTGGGAAATTATGTTGTTGGCAATTTGCAAAACTGTAGGGAAAGTTAGCAATTATACTTGGAAAACTGTTGGCCATTGGAGAGAAAAATACTAATGGATACTACACTGTAGGGCACTTATAAAAGAAACTGTTGGGAAAGATGTAAAGTCTTGCAGTGTCGAGTACTTTGGAGGCTGGACGGCTTTGTTGAAAGTTGAGATGTTGTCGACGTACCGGAAACAGAGTGAAGCCGCACAAAGCCTCCAAAGTCAATCCGAGTACTATCTTGTACAAGTAGGATAATTACTTCTTGCAGTTCATGATAAGTCCCCAACATGGTCATCAGTCAGACTTCTTGGTCAGTTTGATTGACGGGTCAAAAAAAGGATGACTTGGGTCTTCTCCCCAATAGGAATGCGTGATAGGAGTCATTGACCACTAACAACAGTGATTTCCACTAGATTACTGAAAGTTGACAGTAAACAGCTCTAGCTCCGCCCTGGTGTGCTCTGATGTGCGGTTAAACATTCCCTCGATCCCTCTTGTCAACGGTGGTAGCACGTTATTATATTGCGCCAAGCATTTCATTAGGGAGATTTTGCAATGGGGTTTAAGTTATTTGGGGGCGGGGGGTTTGATAAATACAACTATTCCACTTGTGGAGGTATTTAATGTGATTTTCAAGGGAGATGATGCTACATATATagtctttcttttgttttggtcttCCCTATTGGGATATAATGAACTTTAATTTGTTGATTGTTGGGTATTTTAACGActgcgaataaatccgcaagcgcacagatACCATTGTaactttcacctcagagtattccaagggtatcgaatccaagggaacacGTGTGTATACCTACGACTCTAGTATCCAAGgacaaccaaccaaaggtagacgaagggtagagaggattccatGGATAGCACTAGATAAGTTAAAGGCCGATCTCTCGAGTCAAGGTACTCGCTTCGGGTATCGGCTTACCCTAAATAAGTCAGGTGCCTTTGGCCAACagctctacgctatatccgaacatggaggattacGAAGGAttaatagggctgtcaccacctacggcctacctctgCGGCCCGTGGGACATAAGGCAAACGGCCTACCTCTGCGGCCCATGGGACATAAGGCAAACGAAGGATAAtccttagcctagacaccacatctatGCTACTGATTACTACTGCAGCCCAACTACGTCTGTAGACCCGTAGCAGATATACAACACTCCGTATAAATAGGAGCGACGAACCACAAGTAAGAGAATTGATCTCACTTACAGATAAGTACCAAATCAAAGAAGGAATCATGAATACTCACTTACTTAACTCAATAGGAAGCCaacatccgtagaggtacatgACCGGAGTAGagtgttggtatatttaacgatcacgaataaatccgcaagcgcagggatataccgttgtagcatttcacccaagagtattcctaagggtatcgtatttaccaaaggaaggtgggtaggtcaaaagagtttactatgcatatgagtataccatagatggatagagacaaaaCACAAGGCAGGGCTAAGATAATGATAGAggagtagtgtgacacacacaggaatcatctcaagataactaagctagggagaaagactaagagttagctctaggttcatatgtacttcctatatactacacagatcatacaagcataacatacatacacattgtatagaactcaggcctatgcacccaggcatACACGGGGAGACAGTACCCATACTGGTTCCGCCCAgtaaagttactgctaatttccgAACTCGTACAGCGTACCCGAACGTGGGAGATTACGAAGGACGGATAgagctgtcaccacctgccgtcTACCCTTAGCAACCCGTGGGgaaaactcatatccaatgaagctaagaaattcaagcaccatgcttgcattgttaacaacactccagccgaCCCGAGCTATTGTGACAAGGGCTGAAGCCGCCACAGGCATGGCCATTGAGCCGATATCATACCATAGAtaaactaagctatacaaggaATATATGCACACATAGTATGTGctgaagcatggtctcaaggcatatATGAGAGTATACAAGTATATACTACGATAGCAAcggtatacgactagcatacgagcgtataagcctagcacatcaacatagcaagggtatacatctaactcatgcatataagaaccaagcacaacactatataaagaagatgaatactttgaatagaataaagtcaacctacgaataaaagatacaagagtcATACCCTAGACTCTAAGGAGACTTGGAACCTTAAGGAGAGCTACTTTAGCCtgactccactaacttggaaactaagagggaaaGAGTGATTCACTAGtggtgtgtgtcctagaatggagccccttCCCTAATATTTATAGCCTCCAAGAGGCGGTTCTGTGAGGGAATCTTCAGGGAATATCCCATAATCGACGTAAACCGTCGCCACATGGAGGCTGGAGACGAGGGAGGACAAGGgcggttcggccgaaccccagTGGGCTCGCCTCACAACCGCCTTTCTccgggtattacgctactctggtggcctgaacctgtataaatctgtatcttgtatcctcgc containing:
- the LOC140223112 gene encoding uncharacterized protein codes for the protein MNISLRDRIRKRREEEDDDMMMFLFPALYLMGSAREGGVKKKRHTSEETGEVKVRRLLEGHIKNCQVTFRMEPHIFKELATYLRRKRIVVDTRIMIEEKLGFFLYMLSRNTSYEDLAVTFGHSNDTFHRHINHFFKKFIPTLSRRFLQSPDPNQVHPNIQDNPRFYPFFKNCLGAIDGTHIPVSISPKKNSPFRNRKGTLSINVMVACNFDLNITFISSGWEGSIIDSRVLRSAMSKGF
- the LOC117860373 gene encoding uncharacterized protein encodes the protein MVGKSSAKLNVIARGSPKLSRFLPTTSATKKYPSPKCSGAKRSGGSPQGKQRADWNPTFDKSLVEILHEYKDSGYRSDNGWNIEGCNKMVKEFHRRNKSVSYTRAQIQDKECQLKRYYKMLKAARMQSGSKWNEQRNMVEGSAAMWENLMVVS